Proteins encoded by one window of Aptenodytes patagonicus chromosome 11, bAptPat1.pri.cur, whole genome shotgun sequence:
- the GOT2 gene encoding aspartate aminotransferase, mitochondrial isoform X1, protein MALLHTRWLLAAPRFAAAARASSWWSHVEMGPPDPILGVTEAFKRDTNSKKMNLGVGAYRDDNGKPYVLNCVRKAEAMIASKKMDKEYLPIGGLADFTQASAELALGENSEAFKSGRYVTVQGISGTGSLRIGANFLQRFFKSSHDVYLPKPSWGNHTPIFRDAGLQLQAYRYYDPKTCSLDFSGAMDDISKIPEKSIIVLHACAHNPTGVDPRQEQWKDLAAMVKKRNLLVYFDMAYQGFASGDINRDAWAVRYFIEQGINVILSQSYAKNMGLYGERAGAFTVVCTDAEEAKRVESQLKILIRPMYSNPPLNGARIASIILNTPDLRKEWLVEVKGMADRIISMRTQLVSNLKKEGSSHNWQHITDQIGMFCFTGLKPEQVERLIKEFSIYMTKDGRISVAGVTSGNVGYLAHAIHQVTK, encoded by the exons atggctcTCCTGCACACCCGCTGGCTCCTCGCCGCCCCGCgcttcgccgccgccgcccgcgccag ctcatGGTGGTCCCATGTGGAGATGGGTCCCCCTGACCCCATCCTGGGGGTGACAGAAGCTTTCAAGCGTGACACCAACTCCAAGAAGATGAACCTGGGTGTGGGGGCGTACCGGGATGACAACGGGAAGCCATACGTCCTGAACTGTGTTCGCAAG GCGGAGGCCATGATAGCATCCAAGAAGATGGACAAGGAGTACTTGCCCATCGGGGGGCTAGCGGATTTCACCCAGGCATCTGCAGAACTGGCTCTGGGTGAAAACAGTGAGGCTTTCAAGAGCGGCCGG TATGTCACTGTGCAGGGTATTTCTGGGACTGGATCTCTGCGAATCGGAGCCAATTTTTTG CAACGGTTCTTCAAGTCTAGCCATGATGTGTATCTACCCAAACCATCCTGGGGCAATCACACACCCATTTTCCGTGATGCTGGCCTGCAACTTCAGGCTTACCGCTACTACGACCCCAAGACGTGCAGCCTTGACTTCTCTGGAGCCATGGATGACATTTCC AAAATTCCAGAGAAGAGCATCATCGTCCTGCACGCTTGTGCTCACAACCCCACCGGGGTGGATCCCCGGCAGGAGCAATGGAAGGATTTGGCAGCTATGGTGAAG AAACGGAACCTCCTCGTGTACTTTGACATGGCCTACCAAGGCTTTGCCAGCGGAGACATCAACCGGGATGCCTGGGCTGTGCGGTATTTCATCGAGCAGGGCATCAACGTCATCTTGTCACAGTCCTACGCCAAGAACATGGGGCTGTACG GAGAGCGTGCGGGTGCCTTCACGGTGGTCTGCACCGATGCAGAGGAAGCCAAGAGGGTCGAATCACAGCTGAAGATCCTCATCCGCCCCATGTACTCCAACCCACCCCTGAACGGAGCCCGCATCGCCTCTATCATCCTGAACACCCCTGACCTTCGGAAGGAGTG GCTCGTGGAGGTGAAGGGCATGGCCGACCGGATCATCAGCATGCGGACTCAGCTGGTGTCCAACCTCAAGAAAGAGGGATCCTCCCACAACTGGCAGCACATCACTGACCAGATCGGCATGTTCTGCTTCACGGGGCTGAAGCCTGAGCAG GTGGAGCGGCTGATCAAGGAGTTCTCCATCTATATGACAAAGGACGGACGAATCTCTGTGGCGGGAGTTACATCGGGCAATGTAGGTTACCTGGCTCACGCCATCCATCAAGTCACAAAGTAA
- the GOT2 gene encoding aspartate aminotransferase, mitochondrial isoform X2 has protein sequence MGPPDPILGVTEAFKRDTNSKKMNLGVGAYRDDNGKPYVLNCVRKAEAMIASKKMDKEYLPIGGLADFTQASAELALGENSEAFKSGRYVTVQGISGTGSLRIGANFLQRFFKSSHDVYLPKPSWGNHTPIFRDAGLQLQAYRYYDPKTCSLDFSGAMDDISKIPEKSIIVLHACAHNPTGVDPRQEQWKDLAAMVKKRNLLVYFDMAYQGFASGDINRDAWAVRYFIEQGINVILSQSYAKNMGLYGERAGAFTVVCTDAEEAKRVESQLKILIRPMYSNPPLNGARIASIILNTPDLRKEWLVEVKGMADRIISMRTQLVSNLKKEGSSHNWQHITDQIGMFCFTGLKPEQVERLIKEFSIYMTKDGRISVAGVTSGNVGYLAHAIHQVTK, from the exons ATGGGTCCCCCTGACCCCATCCTGGGGGTGACAGAAGCTTTCAAGCGTGACACCAACTCCAAGAAGATGAACCTGGGTGTGGGGGCGTACCGGGATGACAACGGGAAGCCATACGTCCTGAACTGTGTTCGCAAG GCGGAGGCCATGATAGCATCCAAGAAGATGGACAAGGAGTACTTGCCCATCGGGGGGCTAGCGGATTTCACCCAGGCATCTGCAGAACTGGCTCTGGGTGAAAACAGTGAGGCTTTCAAGAGCGGCCGG TATGTCACTGTGCAGGGTATTTCTGGGACTGGATCTCTGCGAATCGGAGCCAATTTTTTG CAACGGTTCTTCAAGTCTAGCCATGATGTGTATCTACCCAAACCATCCTGGGGCAATCACACACCCATTTTCCGTGATGCTGGCCTGCAACTTCAGGCTTACCGCTACTACGACCCCAAGACGTGCAGCCTTGACTTCTCTGGAGCCATGGATGACATTTCC AAAATTCCAGAGAAGAGCATCATCGTCCTGCACGCTTGTGCTCACAACCCCACCGGGGTGGATCCCCGGCAGGAGCAATGGAAGGATTTGGCAGCTATGGTGAAG AAACGGAACCTCCTCGTGTACTTTGACATGGCCTACCAAGGCTTTGCCAGCGGAGACATCAACCGGGATGCCTGGGCTGTGCGGTATTTCATCGAGCAGGGCATCAACGTCATCTTGTCACAGTCCTACGCCAAGAACATGGGGCTGTACG GAGAGCGTGCGGGTGCCTTCACGGTGGTCTGCACCGATGCAGAGGAAGCCAAGAGGGTCGAATCACAGCTGAAGATCCTCATCCGCCCCATGTACTCCAACCCACCCCTGAACGGAGCCCGCATCGCCTCTATCATCCTGAACACCCCTGACCTTCGGAAGGAGTG GCTCGTGGAGGTGAAGGGCATGGCCGACCGGATCATCAGCATGCGGACTCAGCTGGTGTCCAACCTCAAGAAAGAGGGATCCTCCCACAACTGGCAGCACATCACTGACCAGATCGGCATGTTCTGCTTCACGGGGCTGAAGCCTGAGCAG GTGGAGCGGCTGATCAAGGAGTTCTCCATCTATATGACAAAGGACGGACGAATCTCTGTGGCGGGAGTTACATCGGGCAATGTAGGTTACCTGGCTCACGCCATCCATCAAGTCACAAAGTAA
- the SLC38A7 gene encoding sodium-coupled neutral amino acid transporter 7 — MAQGTGSINSDYKDWEWSADAGERARLLQSPSVETVPKSGESQGNGLGATSALGAVFIVVNAALGAGLLNFPAAFSMAGGVAAGIALQMCMLIFIIGGLVILAYCSQASNERTYQEVVWAVCGKVPGVLCEVAIAVYTFGTCIAFLIIIGDQEDKIIAALVTEPEEAGSSRWYMDRKFTISITAFLLILPLSIPKEIGFQKYASSLSVIGTWYVTAVIIIKYIWPDKELVPVEIPTSPSTWTAVFNAMPTICFGFQCHVSSVPVFNSMKQPEVKTWGAVVTAAMVIALFVYTGTGVCGFLTFGAGVEQDVLLSYPSNDIPVALARAFIILCVLTSYPILHFCGRAVLEGLWLRYTGVTVEEDVVRERRRRLLQTISWFLLTLLLALFIPDIGKVISVIGGLAACFIFVFPGLCLIQAKLSEIQETRAISWWAQVSYGVFMVTLGAFIFGQTTANAIFVDLTA, encoded by the exons ATGGCTCAGGGCACTGGGAGCATCAACAGCGACTACAAGGATTGGGAGTGGAGCGCCGATGCCGGGGAACGGGCCAGGCTCCTGCAGAGCCCCAGCGTGGAGACGGTGCCGAAGAGCGGAGAGAGCCAGGGAAACGGTCTGGGGGCCACGTCGGCTCTGGGAGCCGTCTTCATCGTGGTCAACGCTGCCCTCGGGGCCGGGCTGCTCAACTTCCCCGCCGCCTTCAGCATGGCCGGCGGCGTGGCCGCGGGCATCGCACTGCAGATG TGCATGCTGATCTTCATCATCGGAGGCTTGGTCATCCTGGCGTACTGCTCGCAGGCCAGCAACGAGCGGACCTACCAGGAGGTTGTGTGGGCCGTCTGCGGGAAGGTGCCTGGCGTGCTGTGCGAGGTGGCCATCGCTGTCTACACCTTCGGCACCTGCATCGCTTTCCTCATCATCATCGGAGACCAGGAAGACAAGA TCATTGCTGCTCTGGTGACGGAGCCCGAGGAAGCTGGGAGCAGCCGCTGGTACATGGACCGCAAGTTCACCATCAGCATCAccgccttcctcctcatcctgcccctctccatccccaaGGAGATCGGCTTCCAAAAATACGCCAG CTCCCTGAGTGTGATTGGCACGTGGTACGTCACAGCAGTCATTATCATCAAGTACATCTGGCCCGACAAGGAGCTCGTGCCTGTGGAGATCCCCACCAG cccctccaCCTGGACAGCCGTCTTCAACGCCATGCCCACCATCTGCTTTGGGTTCCAG TGCCACGTGAGCAGCGTGCCCGTCTTTAACAGCATGAAGCAGCCGGAGGTGAAGACCTGGGGGGCAGTGGTGACAGCGGCCATGGTGATCGCTCTTTTCGTCTACACGGGCACTG GCGTCTGTGGCTTCCTGACCTTTGGAGCCGGCGTGGAGCAGGACGTCTTGCTGTCCTACCCCTCCAATGACATCCCCGTTGCCCTCGCCCGGGCCTTCATCATCCTCTGCGTGCTGACGTCCTACCCCATCCTGCACTTCTGCGGCCG GGCTGTCTTGGAGGGTCTCTGGCTCCGCTACACCGGGGTGACGGTGGAGGAGGACGTGGTTCGGGAGCGGAGGAGGCGCCTGCTTCAGACCATCAGCTGGTTCCTCCTGACCCTCCTCCTGGCTCTCTTCATCCCCGACATCGGCAAAGTCATCTCTGTCATCGGGGGCTTGGCCGCCTGCTTCATCTTCGTCTTCCCAG GGCTCTGCCTGATTCAAGCCAAGCTCTCCGAGATCCAAGAAACCAGGGCAATCAG CTGGTGGGCCCAGGTCAGCTACGGGGTGTTCATGGTCACCCTTGGAGCCTTCATCTTTGGACAGACCACTGCCAACGCCATCTTCGTGGATCTCACAGCCTGA